The sequence below is a genomic window from Longimicrobium sp..
CGCCGGCGATGGCGATCTCCGGCGCCAGGCCGGGAAGCTGGCAGCGCGTGAGCGGGCCGACGCCGGACCGGCCCGCCCTGACGCCCTCCCACGTGTCGGCGGCGTTGTTGCCCAGCGCGGTAACCAGCCCCACGCCCGTGATGACGACCCTGCGGTTCTCCACCGGCATATGCGTCCAAACGGGTGCTCGATTGTCAGCCACGGGCGCCACGGCCATCGTGCGCGCCCCGGGTTTTACTCGGCCTTCAGCAGCCCGCGCCGGAGCGCGAAGCGAACGAGTTCGCTGCGGTGATGAAGGTCCAGCTTCTCCATGATCCGCGCGCGGTAGGTATCCACCGTCTTGGGGCTGATGAACAGCTTCTTGCCGATCTCGCTGCTGCTGAAGCCCTCGACGGTGAACCCCAGCACCTCGCGCTCGCGCTCCGTCAGCTTTCCGAGCGGGTCTTCTTCACCCGGCTCGGCCTTCTGCTTCAGGCCGCGCAGCAGCAGCTTGGCGCCGCTGGGATACAGG
It includes:
- a CDS encoding beta-ketoacyl synthase N-terminal-like domain-containing protein; translation: MAVAPVADNRAPVWTHMPVENRRVVITGVGLVTALGNNAADTWEGVRAGRSGVGPLTRCQLPGLAPEIAIAG